One Algibacter sp. L3A6 genomic region harbors:
- a CDS encoding glycerol-3-phosphate dehydrogenase/oxidase → MNREDMMYKLRNDSKTYDFIIIGGGATGIGIALEASARGYSVVLLEKSDFTKSTSSKATKLMHGGVRYLEQGDIALVREAVVERGLMLRNAPHVVKIQSFIIPTHGWYDEILYTIGLTVYDLLAGKLSLGRSKHISKSETLERISLINPKKISAGVVYYDGQFDDSRLAINTLQSASEMGAIVLNYCAVNALVKNEKGDVTGVEVQDEESGDVFEIKGKQVVNATGVFADDVLQMDAPGSRKTIAPSQGVHLILDKSFLPGNDAITIPKTDDGRVLFLVPWHNKVIIGTTDTPVERGVLEPIAFDEEIEFILNTASRYLTKAPKRSDVLSVFAGLRPLAAPKREGNKTKEISRSHKIYTSKSGLLTMVGGKWTTFRKMGEDLVNKAEKNHKWEHKPSKTRDLKIHGYKQDVNFDNPLYFYGSDEAALLELSKQNGWDKSISTSMSVIQAQVIWAVRYEMARKVEDFLARRVRCQLLDAKESIKMAPEVAQIMGELLGKDKAWEIEQIAEYKKITSNYML, encoded by the coding sequence ATGAACAGAGAAGACATGATGTATAAGTTAAGGAACGATTCTAAAACTTACGATTTTATAATTATAGGCGGCGGAGCAACCGGAATAGGGATTGCTTTAGAGGCTTCGGCACGAGGTTACTCGGTAGTGTTATTAGAAAAATCAGATTTTACAAAATCAACATCAAGTAAAGCCACCAAGTTAATGCATGGCGGCGTAAGATATTTAGAGCAAGGCGATATTGCTTTAGTGCGAGAAGCTGTTGTGGAGCGTGGGTTAATGTTGCGTAATGCACCTCATGTCGTAAAAATTCAATCGTTTATTATTCCAACACACGGCTGGTACGATGAAATTTTATACACTATTGGTTTAACGGTTTACGATTTATTAGCAGGAAAACTGAGTTTAGGACGGTCTAAACATATTTCAAAGTCAGAAACCTTAGAACGTATTTCTTTAATTAATCCGAAGAAAATTTCCGCGGGTGTTGTTTATTACGATGGTCAGTTCGATGATTCACGATTGGCTATAAATACGCTTCAAAGTGCTTCAGAAATGGGAGCTATTGTTCTTAATTATTGTGCTGTAAATGCTTTGGTTAAAAATGAAAAGGGCGATGTAACGGGTGTTGAAGTTCAGGATGAAGAATCTGGAGATGTATTCGAAATAAAAGGTAAACAAGTTGTTAATGCTACCGGTGTTTTTGCAGATGATGTGTTACAAATGGATGCTCCCGGTTCTAGAAAAACAATTGCTCCTAGCCAAGGTGTGCATTTAATATTAGATAAATCGTTTTTGCCAGGAAATGATGCGATTACTATTCCGAAAACAGATGATGGTCGCGTACTCTTTTTAGTGCCTTGGCATAATAAAGTTATTATTGGAACAACAGATACTCCAGTAGAACGCGGAGTTTTGGAACCCATAGCTTTCGACGAGGAGATTGAATTTATTTTAAATACGGCAAGTCGTTACTTAACTAAAGCACCTAAAAGAAGTGATGTATTAAGTGTCTTCGCTGGTTTACGACCATTGGCGGCCCCTAAACGAGAAGGCAATAAAACCAAAGAGATTTCTAGAAGTCATAAAATTTACACATCAAAATCTGGGCTTTTAACTATGGTTGGTGGTAAATGGACCACTTTTAGAAAAATGGGCGAAGATTTAGTGAATAAAGCAGAAAAAAATCATAAATGGGAGCATAAACCTTCAAAAACCAGAGATTTAAAAATACATGGTTATAAACAAGATGTGAATTTTGATAATCCTTTGTATTTCTACGGAAGTGATGAAGCAGCACTTCTTGAGTTATCTAAACAAAACGGATGGGATAAATCTATAAGTACTTCTATGTCTGTAATACAAGCTCAAGTGATTTGGGCTGTAAGGTATGAAATGGCCAGGAAAGTAGAAGATTTTCTAGCGCGTAGAGTACGTTGCCAATTGCTAGATGCTAAAGAAAGCATCAAAATGGCTCCTGAAGTGGCTCAAATAATGGGAGAATTACTTGGAAAAGATAAGGCTTGGGAAATAGAACAAATAGCAGAATACAAAAAAATAACTTCAAATTACATGCTATAA
- a CDS encoding SHOCT domain-containing protein produces MNSIFTDASFQNMTNVANRYGVSTNAVTDLTQALMRSNGTMAQFNISELGGGGQWMQGGMTMVGDMFNNQLKSTVDGLCVELSNLINQGGIQYKPLPKVENQNGFQSGSGNWWGNLGFPNSTGSQNGTSYAIFSNIGRLAIQQNGKVTVFDTLDNQIGGVGQQQGGNYSVTFTSQYGTVDLSTLPIVSGEDNRPKPAPVNNNIIQNEPEPIFVEQAPVNTNNNSYNNNSALEEDIFMKIEKLADLKKKDILSVEEFENKKAELLSRL; encoded by the coding sequence ATGAATTCAATATTCACAGATGCTAGCTTTCAGAATATGACGAATGTAGCAAACCGTTATGGAGTGAGCACTAATGCCGTAACAGATTTAACGCAAGCCCTTATGCGAAGTAACGGTACAATGGCTCAATTTAATATTTCCGAATTAGGCGGCGGAGGCCAGTGGATGCAAGGTGGCATGACCATGGTAGGCGATATGTTTAACAATCAGCTTAAATCTACGGTAGATGGTCTGTGTGTTGAATTATCTAATTTAATAAATCAAGGTGGTATACAATATAAGCCGTTACCGAAAGTAGAAAACCAAAACGGATTTCAATCTGGATCTGGTAACTGGTGGGGTAATTTAGGTTTTCCTAATTCTACAGGAAGCCAAAACGGAACGAGCTATGCTATTTTTTCTAATATTGGACGTTTAGCGATTCAACAAAACGGAAAAGTAACAGTGTTTGATACTTTAGACAACCAAATTGGAGGTGTAGGGCAACAACAAGGCGGGAATTATTCTGTGACGTTTACAAGTCAATATGGTACGGTAGATTTGAGCACGTTACCAATTGTGTCGGGTGAAGATAATAGACCTAAACCAGCACCGGTGAATAATAACATTATTCAAAATGAGCCAGAGCCTATATTTGTAGAGCAAGCACCTGTAAATACAAATAATAATAGTTACAATAACAATAGCGCTTTAGAGGAAGATATTTTTATGAAAATAGAAAAATTGGCAGATCTAAAAAAGAAAGATATACTTTCGGTTGAAGAGTTTGAAAATAAGAAAGCCGAATTATTAAGTCGATTATAA
- a CDS encoding acyl-CoA thioesterase produces MFKHPEESQVSITELMLPSHSNFSGKIHGGHILYLMDQIAFACASKHSRHYCVTASVNKVDFLNPIEVGQLVTLKASVNYTGRTSMVIGLRVESENIQTGEVKHCNSSYFTMVAKDEDGNNVPVPGLILDNEQGVRRFARSIVRQDQARKRSSRFNSSDFKIEEHIDFVKTQNVQVNL; encoded by the coding sequence ATGTTTAAGCATCCAGAAGAATCTCAAGTTTCAATTACAGAATTAATGCTTCCTTCCCACTCTAATTTTAGTGGAAAGATTCATGGTGGACATATTTTATATTTAATGGATCAAATTGCATTTGCCTGTGCTTCTAAACACTCTAGACACTATTGTGTAACGGCTTCTGTAAACAAAGTAGATTTCTTAAACCCCATTGAAGTAGGGCAATTAGTGACGCTTAAAGCCTCTGTTAATTACACAGGACGAACTTCTATGGTTATTGGCTTGCGTGTAGAATCGGAAAACATTCAAACAGGAGAAGTTAAACATTGTAACTCATCGTATTTTACAATGGTTGCTAAGGATGAAGATGGAAATAACGTACCGGTTCCTGGTTTAATTTTAGATAACGAACAAGGCGTTAGACGTTTTGCGCGTAGTATTGTAAGGCAAGATCAAGCTAGAAAAAGATCATCACGATTTAATTCTTCAGATTTTAAAATTGAAGAACATATCGATTTTGTAAAAACTCAAAACGTACAAGTAAATTTATAG
- the rmuC gene encoding DNA recombination protein RmuC — protein MNDSIILILAILISAVIGGYLGILFTKLKSKSEKSTLEERNSNLQQQFEAFKQHTAIEKQEQKVTISKIENDRENIRREKDFLNAELARRNTEFENLQALNLKRDAELEERQEQLRKDFEILATKILDEKSEKFTLQNKENITNILNPLQEKIKVFEQKVDLTQKESISMHSALKEQLLGLKDLNQQMTKETTNLTRALKGDSKMQGNWGELVLERVLEKSGLEKNREYFVQQSFTLEDGSRVLPDVVLNLPDGKKMIIDSKVSLTDYERFVNAELEDQPQFLKAHVNSIKRHIDQLSDKNYQDLYDIESPDFVLLFIPIEPAFAVVVNEDNSIYNKAFEKNIVIVTPSTLLATLRTIDSMWNNEKQQQNAIEIARQAGALYDKFEGLVKDLTNVGKKIDAAKTDYSSAMNKLVDGRGNIITSVEKLKKMGAKAKKALPEAILKRAQEDDLD, from the coding sequence ATGAACGACAGCATCATCCTCATACTAGCAATTCTAATATCGGCAGTTATTGGTGGTTATTTAGGCATACTTTTTACTAAACTTAAAAGTAAGAGCGAAAAAAGCACTTTAGAAGAACGTAATAGCAATTTACAGCAACAATTTGAAGCCTTTAAACAACATACTGCAATCGAAAAACAGGAACAAAAAGTAACAATTTCTAAAATTGAAAACGACCGTGAAAATATTCGTCGTGAAAAAGATTTTTTAAATGCTGAATTGGCCCGAAGAAACACCGAATTTGAAAACCTACAAGCCTTAAACTTAAAGCGTGATGCTGAGTTAGAAGAACGCCAAGAGCAACTGCGTAAAGATTTTGAAATTTTAGCTACTAAAATACTAGATGAAAAATCGGAGAAATTCACACTTCAAAATAAAGAAAACATTACTAATATTTTAAATCCGCTTCAAGAAAAAATTAAGGTTTTTGAACAAAAAGTCGATTTAACACAAAAGGAAAGTATTAGTATGCATTCCGCTTTAAAAGAGCAATTGTTAGGCTTAAAAGATTTAAACCAACAAATGACGAAAGAAACTACCAACCTAACACGCGCCTTAAAAGGTGATAGCAAAATGCAAGGAAACTGGGGTGAATTGGTTTTGGAACGTGTTTTGGAAAAATCGGGGTTAGAGAAAAATCGTGAATATTTTGTACAACAAAGTTTTACCTTAGAAGACGGATCTCGTGTGTTGCCCGATGTGGTTTTAAACTTACCGGATGGTAAAAAAATGATTATTGATAGTAAGGTGTCGTTAACCGATTACGAACGTTTTGTAAATGCAGAACTAGAAGATCAGCCGCAATTTTTAAAAGCGCATGTTAATTCTATAAAACGCCATATCGATCAACTTTCTGATAAAAACTATCAAGATTTATATGATATTGAATCTCCAGATTTTGTTCTTCTTTTTATTCCCATAGAACCTGCTTTTGCAGTGGTTGTTAATGAAGATAATTCGATTTACAACAAAGCCTTCGAGAAAAACATTGTTATTGTTACACCATCGACCTTATTGGCGACATTACGCACCATTGACAGCATGTGGAACAATGAAAAACAACAACAAAACGCTATCGAAATTGCACGACAAGCGGGCGCACTTTATGATAAATTTGAAGGTTTGGTGAAAGATTTAACCAACGTTGGAAAGAAAATTGACGCCGCTAAAACCGATTATTCATCAGCGATGAATAAACTCGTTGATGGTCGAGGCAATATAATTACTAGCGTAGAAAAACTTAAAAAAATGGGTGCTAAAGCAAAAAAGGCATTGCCCGAAGCTATTCTTAAACGTGCTCAAGAAGACGACTTAGATTAG
- a CDS encoding ABC transporter ATP-binding protein: protein MKEQNPHIILKTEDLSIGYASKKAKTVVASQVNVELKKGELIGLIGANGIGKSTLLRTLTHVQKPLSGTVFINEKSISDYNPLDLAKVLSLVLTEKVASKNLSVFELIALGRQPYTNWVGNLSEQDKNIVNQAILQTNIEDLQHKKCFELSDGQLQKVMIARALAQDTDLIILDEPTSHLDMYHKAYILKLLQRLAKETRKTILFSSHEIDLAIQLCDTLIVMNAGIVVSDQPCKLIEQGVFETLFPKDLIAFDKNTGSFRVKK, encoded by the coding sequence ATGAAAGAGCAAAATCCACATATCATTTTAAAAACCGAAGATTTATCTATTGGTTATGCCTCAAAAAAGGCAAAAACGGTTGTGGCATCTCAGGTTAATGTTGAATTAAAAAAAGGAGAATTAATCGGACTTATTGGTGCAAATGGCATCGGGAAATCGACACTTTTACGCACCTTAACACACGTCCAAAAACCTCTTTCTGGAACTGTTTTTATTAATGAAAAGTCTATTTCAGATTACAATCCGTTAGATTTAGCCAAAGTTTTAAGTTTGGTTTTAACCGAAAAAGTAGCATCTAAAAACTTATCTGTTTTCGAACTTATTGCGCTAGGTAGACAACCTTATACCAATTGGGTTGGTAATCTATCTGAGCAAGATAAAAACATTGTAAACCAAGCTATTCTTCAAACAAATATAGAAGATTTGCAACATAAAAAATGCTTCGAATTAAGCGACGGTCAACTTCAAAAAGTTATGATTGCTCGCGCCTTAGCCCAAGATACCGATTTAATTATTCTAGATGAGCCTACCTCGCATCTCGATATGTATCACAAGGCTTATATTTTAAAATTACTTCAAAGACTCGCTAAAGAAACGAGAAAAACCATTCTGTTTTCTTCTCACGAAATAGACTTAGCCATTCAACTTTGTGATACTTTAATTGTAATGAATGCCGGAATCGTAGTTTCCGATCAACCTTGTAAACTTATAGAACAAGGCGTTTTTGAAACTCTTTTCCCGAAAGATTTAATTGCTTTTGATAAAAACACGGGGAGTTTTAGGGTGAAGAAGTAA
- a CDS encoding FecCD family ABC transporter permease, translated as MSKTYTYSFLALALTLVLCFFVNISLGSVSIPLKAVFNSLLNSNVEQQSWQHIILNYRLPKAITAIIVGSGLGISGLLMQTLFRNPLAGPFVLGISSGASLGVALVILGSGVFGGVLASLFVSKWGIVIAASLGSFLVLLAVLMVSIRVRDTMAILIIGLMFASITAAIVSVLSYFGSAEQLQQYVFWGFGSLGNLSWSDLTIFLIIYVLGILASLCSIKSLNTLLLGENYAKSLGLNIKKSRLIIIIATSLLAGTITAFTGPIAFIGLAIPHLTRQIFNTSNHKILLPAVFLLGGIVMLVCDSIAQLPNSDYTLPINAITALIGAPVVIWLLVRKRGMVF; from the coding sequence ATGAGCAAAACCTATACCTATTCATTTCTAGCATTGGCACTAACTTTAGTGTTGTGCTTTTTCGTGAATATTAGTTTAGGCTCTGTTTCAATACCGCTAAAAGCTGTTTTTAATAGTTTACTAAACAGCAATGTAGAACAACAAAGTTGGCAACATATTATTTTAAACTACCGCTTACCAAAAGCTATAACCGCCATAATTGTAGGTTCGGGTTTAGGTATTTCTGGCTTATTGATGCAAACACTATTTAGAAACCCCTTAGCAGGCCCATTTGTTCTCGGTATAAGCTCGGGAGCCAGTTTAGGCGTGGCTTTAGTAATTTTAGGTTCTGGTGTGTTTGGAGGCGTTTTAGCATCACTATTTGTATCCAAATGGGGCATTGTAATTGCGGCGAGTTTAGGTAGTTTTTTAGTTTTACTAGCCGTTTTAATGGTTTCTATTAGAGTTCGAGATACCATGGCCATACTTATTATTGGCCTAATGTTTGCCAGTATTACCGCTGCTATTGTTAGTGTACTTTCTTATTTTGGATCGGCAGAACAATTACAACAATATGTATTTTGGGGTTTTGGTAGTTTAGGCAATTTATCGTGGAGCGATCTCACCATATTTTTAATTATTTATGTACTCGGAATATTAGCCAGTCTATGCTCCATAAAATCGCTTAACACTCTACTTTTAGGAGAAAACTATGCAAAAAGCTTAGGTTTGAATATTAAAAAAAGTCGTTTAATAATTATAATCGCTACCAGTTTACTTGCCGGTACAATCACCGCTTTTACGGGACCAATAGCATTTATAGGCTTAGCTATACCGCATTTAACACGACAAATATTTAACACTTCAAATCATAAAATATTATTGCCAGCCGTATTTTTACTGGGCGGAATTGTTATGCTAGTTTGCGATAGTATTGCTCAATTACCAAATAGCGATTACACCTTACCTATCAATGCCATTACCGCTTTAATTGGAGCACCCGTTGTTATTTGGCTTCTGGTTAGAAAACGTGGTATGGTATTTTAA
- a CDS encoding ABC transporter substrate-binding protein, whose protein sequence is MSLLLQKKYVSSILFFVLIGFFSCKKEKESTTEAFVAKEVKLKYAKGFSIKDLGMYKTLEIKSPWPNAETTFKYVLANYGDDRQADNTISLPIKKIVVTSTTHLPALELLGVEQTLVGFPGTKYISSEKIRPRVDSGTIRELGKNEGINTEVLLELNPDLVVGFGIDGNNRSLDLIERAGIPVIFNGDWVEESPLAKAEWIKFFGVLFNKEKEADSIFNRIETEYLNAKKLAKNVKNRPTILSGAMHNDIWYLPNGTSTEAQLLRDANTDYLWNDSKGTGSLQLNFESVFMKAQDADIWLSPSNYSSLEKLKNASAHNAEFKAFKNKNIYTTNNTTGATGGVLYFELGMSRPDLVLKDLIKICHPELLTDYNLFFFKPLE, encoded by the coding sequence ATGTCACTATTGTTACAAAAAAAGTACGTATCGTCTATTTTATTTTTTGTTCTAATTGGCTTTTTTTCTTGTAAAAAAGAGAAAGAAAGTACTACAGAAGCTTTTGTAGCAAAAGAAGTAAAATTAAAATACGCCAAAGGCTTTTCAATAAAAGATCTAGGCATGTACAAAACTTTAGAAATTAAATCTCCATGGCCAAATGCCGAAACTACTTTTAAATACGTTTTAGCAAATTATGGTGATGACAGACAAGCGGATAACACAATTTCCTTACCCATTAAAAAAATTGTGGTAACATCTACCACACACCTTCCGGCTTTAGAACTTTTAGGCGTAGAACAAACTTTGGTAGGTTTCCCAGGTACAAAATATATTTCTTCGGAAAAAATAAGACCTAGAGTTGATAGTGGCACTATTAGAGAGCTTGGCAAAAATGAAGGCATAAACACCGAAGTGCTTTTAGAATTAAATCCCGATTTAGTGGTTGGTTTTGGTATCGATGGTAACAACCGCTCTTTAGACCTTATTGAGCGCGCAGGAATCCCCGTGATTTTCAATGGAGATTGGGTGGAAGAGTCGCCACTTGCAAAAGCAGAATGGATTAAGTTTTTTGGTGTACTTTTCAACAAAGAAAAAGAAGCCGATTCTATTTTTAACCGCATTGAAACCGAATACTTAAATGCTAAAAAACTAGCTAAAAATGTAAAAAATAGACCTACTATTTTAAGTGGCGCCATGCATAATGACATTTGGTATTTACCTAACGGAACAAGTACAGAGGCGCAATTACTAAGAGATGCCAATACCGATTATTTATGGAACGATTCTAAAGGCACAGGGAGTTTACAGCTTAATTTTGAATCTGTTTTTATGAAAGCTCAAGATGCCGATATTTGGTTAAGCCCATCCAATTATTCTAGTCTAGAAAAACTGAAAAATGCAAGCGCTCACAATGCCGAATTTAAAGCTTTTAAAAACAAAAACATTTACACTACAAACAATACAACTGGCGCAACAGGAGGCGTTTTATATTTTGAATTAGGCATGAGCCGTCCAGATTTAGTATTGAAAGATTTGATAAAAATTTGTCACCCAGAACTATTAACAGACTACAATCTTTTTTTCTTTAAACCTTTAGAGTAA
- a CDS encoding TonB-dependent receptor plug domain-containing protein — MKQIFTYLILGLGVCSGVQAQVDAVQKLDAVILSDSKLKNYAAGIKIEKLTDSVLNNNATSLTNLLAFNSNIYFKENGAGMVSSPSFRGTTASQTAVIWNGININSQLNGQTDFNTVNTSNYSSIDIRSGGGSVQYGSGSIGGSIHLNNDLKFSNHAETRIKTGYGSFNSKNLGVNSSFGSEAWTANIGVDYVDSDNDYKYLGTDSVNENGEFHNLNMNVNLGVFISDKDILKLYHQSYFGERNFSGTLVGPSRSKYEDENFRSMLEWSRIIGKFSSRLKVVHLHEMFKYFENKDKDNYSLGKVNTLLINHSFNVSFNEKLQFKTILEYSNSKGNGDSFKEPVRNVFSTTALLNHEPNNSISYGVNLRQDFTTGGERPFVFSVDAGFDLFEHYQIQINGSKNYRIPTFNDLYWQPGGNLDLVPESSYQIDLGQNFNYPNFNVKLNGYYINTEDMIQWQPNSTGLWSPINIGEVASYGAEVEIKSHYNINEHQFNVSGHYSYTVSEDLETNKQLIYVPFHKGNLALAYNYKAVTVFYQHMFNGDVFTTADNLEGRFTSLNGYDVGNMGCNYTFFKNTKNELEIGITLKNIFNEVYENVAFRPMPNRNFNIQINYKF; from the coding sequence ATGAAGCAGATTTTTACATATTTAATTTTAGGTTTAGGCGTTTGTAGCGGTGTACAAGCACAGGTTGATGCTGTTCAAAAACTAGATGCTGTAATTTTAAGCGATAGTAAATTAAAAAACTATGCTGCTGGTATAAAAATTGAAAAACTTACCGACTCTGTTTTAAACAATAACGCCACATCTTTAACTAATTTATTGGCTTTTAACTCTAATATTTATTTTAAAGAAAATGGTGCCGGTATGGTGTCGTCGCCTTCTTTTAGAGGTACAACAGCGTCGCAAACAGCCGTAATTTGGAATGGAATTAATATTAATTCACAATTAAACGGCCAAACGGACTTTAATACCGTAAATACTTCAAATTATAGTTCTATAGATATTAGAAGTGGTGGTGGTAGCGTACAATATGGCAGTGGTTCTATTGGTGGTAGCATTCATTTAAATAATGATTTAAAATTTAGTAATCATGCTGAAACTCGCATAAAAACGGGTTATGGCAGTTTTAATTCTAAAAATTTAGGTGTTAATTCTTCCTTCGGAAGTGAAGCTTGGACGGCAAATATTGGAGTAGATTATGTAGACTCTGATAACGACTATAAATACCTTGGTACCGATAGTGTAAATGAAAACGGTGAGTTCCATAATTTAAACATGAATGTGAATTTGGGCGTTTTTATTTCCGATAAGGATATTTTAAAACTATACCACCAAAGTTATTTTGGCGAGCGTAATTTTTCTGGCACTCTAGTTGGGCCTTCTCGTAGCAAATATGAGGACGAAAACTTTAGATCTATGTTAGAATGGTCGAGAATTATTGGTAAATTTAGTTCACGATTAAAAGTGGTTCATTTACACGAAATGTTTAAATATTTCGAGAATAAGGATAAAGACAATTATAGTTTAGGAAAAGTAAATACATTATTAATTAATCATAGTTTTAATGTGAGTTTTAATGAGAAACTTCAATTTAAAACCATATTAGAATATTCAAATTCAAAAGGAAACGGAGATAGTTTTAAGGAACCGGTAAGAAACGTATTTTCTACAACAGCGTTGCTTAATCACGAACCTAATAACTCGATAAGTTATGGCGTTAACCTAAGACAAGATTTTACAACAGGAGGTGAGAGACCCTTTGTATTTTCAGTTGATGCTGGTTTTGATTTATTTGAACATTATCAGATTCAAATAAACGGTTCTAAAAACTACCGTATTCCTACTTTTAACGATTTGTATTGGCAACCAGGCGGAAATTTAGATCTGGTTCCAGAATCGTCTTACCAAATAGATTTAGGGCAAAACTTTAATTATCCTAATTTTAATGTAAAACTTAATGGCTATTATATCAATACTGAAGATATGATACAGTGGCAACCAAACAGTACTGGCCTATGGTCACCTATAAATATTGGAGAAGTAGCAAGTTATGGAGCCGAAGTAGAGATAAAATCGCATTACAACATTAATGAGCATCAATTTAATGTCTCTGGGCATTACTCTTACACTGTTTCTGAAGATTTAGAAACGAATAAACAACTTATTTATGTGCCGTTTCATAAAGGGAACTTAGCCTTGGCCTACAATTATAAGGCTGTTACAGTGTTTTATCAGCACATGTTTAATGGAGATGTTTTTACTACAGCAGATAATCTAGAAGGACGTTTTACTTCTTTAAACGGTTATGATGTGGGGAATATGGGTTGTAATTACACTTTTTTTAAGAACACAAAAAACGAACTAGAAATAGGGATTACTCTGAAAAATATATTTAATGAAGTTTACGAAAACGTAGCTTTTAGGCCTATGCCCAATAGAAATTTTAATATTCAAATCAACTATAAATTCTAA
- a CDS encoding YncE family protein — protein MKKIILSLLSVSLFVFSCSNDDDGDVQLPLGDYDNGILVSSEGGPASVSYISDDYMTVENEIYYNVNSENLGVYLQSIGFNGDLAYIISDNANTITVVNRYTFLKQAEISTGLLTPRYITFLNGKGYVTNWGDGTDTADDFIAEIDLTTNTVTSTIAIGEGPERILAKGDNLYVSHKGGYNINNIISVIDTTDDSIETITVNDAPDEIAFDSNGNLVVLCSGDTRSWVADYVETAASITRINTTTDTVIETLEFAAGLHPSQMAHDDDEVYYAMSNKIYELDDDESTLPTTSILEIADIYLYGLSVDDDKIYVTNASFTAQSELLIYDLDSATLLETFNVGLGASKIYFN, from the coding sequence ATGAAGAAAATTATTTTATCACTTTTATCAGTATCACTTTTTGTCTTTTCATGTTCTAATGACGATGATGGCGATGTGCAATTACCATTAGGCGACTATGATAATGGTATTTTAGTTAGTTCGGAAGGTGGACCAGCATCTGTATCTTATATTTCAGATGATTACATGACTGTAGAAAATGAAATTTATTACAATGTAAATTCAGAAAATTTAGGTGTGTATTTACAATCTATTGGTTTTAACGGCGATTTAGCTTATATCATTTCTGATAACGCTAACACAATTACTGTAGTAAATAGATATACATTTTTAAAACAAGCTGAAATTTCAACAGGTTTACTAACTCCAAGATACATTACTTTTTTAAACGGTAAAGGGTATGTAACAAACTGGGGAGACGGTACGGATACTGCAGACGATTTTATTGCTGAAATCGATTTAACTACAAACACTGTAACAAGTACTATTGCAATAGGTGAAGGGCCAGAAAGAATTTTGGCTAAAGGCGATAATTTATATGTATCACACAAAGGAGGTTATAATATTAATAACATTATTTCTGTAATTGATACTACAGATGATAGTATTGAAACTATAACAGTTAATGATGCTCCAGATGAAATAGCTTTTGATTCTAACGGAAACTTAGTTGTTTTATGTAGTGGTGATACTAGATCTTGGGTAGCTGATTATGTAGAAACAGCGGCCTCTATTACAAGAATTAATACAACTACAGATACTGTTATTGAAACACTTGAGTTTGCAGCAGGTTTACACCCAAGCCAAATGGCACATGATGATGACGAGGTTTATTACGCTATGAGTAATAAAATATACGAGTTGGATGATGATGAGTCAACTTTACCAACAACATCTATTTTGGAAATTGCTGATATTTATCTTTACGGACTATCTGTTGATGATGATAAAATTTATGTAACAAATGCAAGTTTTACAGCACAAAGTGAATTGTTAATTTACGATTTAGATAGCGCTACTTTACTTGAGACTTTTAATGTTGGTCTTGGTGCATCGAAAATTTACTTTAACTAA